One window from the genome of Variovorax sp. PAMC26660 encodes:
- a CDS encoding PhoH family protein yields the protein MPLPPAPTKRAALLSPDALDAPARSSHRGSRRSGDQRADETTARSPQPLELFDSLGTEGAGGTDTARPPRRARSKPAPKPVVSTPQPQAMVQVETKVQPPVAAAPAPAPQAPAARPKRKSTGPAKLFVLDTNVLLHDPMCLFRFEEHDIFLPMIVLEELDGHKKGTTEVARNGRQTSRTLDALAAPQGADIAKGLKLDTTGHREAGGKLFFQTAPLDYSLPLSLPQGKADNQILGVVQALRDLYATDQPGHPKQEVVLVSKDINMRVKARALGLAADDYQNDKTLEDGDLLYAGSLALPPDFWTRQSKTVESWQSGSNTFYRISGPIVPNLYINQFVYFEAPGEPSMYARVTEIRDKTAVLKTLKDYSSGKNAVWGVNTRNREQNFAMNLLMDPDIDFVTLTGTAGTGKTLMALASGLTQVLDDRRYTEIIMTRATVSVGEDIGFLPGTEEEKMGPWMGALDDNLEFLAKGDGGGAGEWGRAATNELIRSRIKVKSMNFMRGRTFLNKYVIIDEAQNLTPKQMKTLITRAGPGTKIICMGNLAQIDTPYLTEGSSGLTFAVDKFKGWPHGGHITLARGERSRLADFASDVL from the coding sequence ATGCCATTGCCTCCCGCCCCCACGAAACGCGCCGCATTGCTCTCGCCGGACGCGCTTGATGCGCCTGCCCGGTCTTCGCACAGGGGTTCGCGCCGCTCCGGCGACCAGCGGGCCGACGAAACCACAGCGCGCAGCCCGCAGCCGCTGGAATTGTTCGACAGTCTCGGCACCGAAGGCGCCGGCGGCACCGATACCGCACGCCCACCGCGCCGGGCCAGGTCAAAACCCGCGCCCAAGCCCGTGGTGAGCACACCACAGCCGCAGGCCATGGTGCAAGTCGAAACGAAGGTCCAGCCGCCTGTCGCCGCCGCGCCCGCCCCGGCGCCGCAAGCACCCGCCGCGCGCCCCAAGCGCAAGTCCACCGGCCCGGCCAAGCTGTTCGTGCTCGACACGAATGTCCTGCTGCATGACCCGATGTGCCTGTTCCGCTTCGAAGAGCACGACATCTTCCTGCCGATGATCGTGCTGGAAGAGCTCGACGGCCACAAGAAAGGCACCACCGAGGTCGCGCGCAACGGTCGCCAGACCAGCCGCACACTCGACGCGTTGGCCGCTCCGCAAGGTGCCGACATCGCCAAGGGCCTGAAGCTCGACACCACCGGCCATCGCGAAGCCGGCGGCAAGCTGTTCTTCCAGACCGCCCCACTCGACTACTCGTTGCCGCTGAGCCTGCCGCAAGGCAAGGCCGACAATCAGATCCTCGGCGTGGTGCAGGCCCTGCGCGACCTCTACGCCACGGACCAACCCGGCCACCCGAAACAGGAAGTGGTGCTGGTGTCGAAGGACATCAACATGCGCGTCAAGGCGCGTGCGCTGGGCCTGGCCGCCGACGACTACCAGAACGACAAGACGCTGGAAGACGGTGACCTGCTCTACGCAGGCTCGCTCGCGCTGCCACCCGATTTCTGGACCCGCCAGAGCAAGACGGTCGAAAGCTGGCAGAGCGGCAGCAACACGTTCTATCGCATCAGCGGTCCGATCGTGCCCAACCTCTATATCAACCAGTTCGTCTACTTCGAGGCACCCGGCGAGCCGAGCATGTATGCACGCGTCACCGAAATCCGCGACAAGACCGCGGTGCTCAAGACGCTCAAGGACTACAGCTCGGGCAAGAACGCGGTGTGGGGCGTGAACACGCGCAACCGCGAGCAGAACTTCGCGATGAACCTGCTGATGGACCCGGACATCGACTTCGTCACGCTGACCGGCACCGCCGGCACCGGCAAGACCCTGATGGCGCTGGCCTCCGGCCTCACGCAGGTGCTCGACGATCGCCGCTACACCGAGATCATCATGACCCGCGCCACCGTGAGCGTGGGCGAAGACATCGGCTTCCTGCCCGGCACCGAGGAAGAAAAGATGGGCCCCTGGATGGGCGCGCTCGACGACAACCTCGAATTCCTGGCCAAGGGCGACGGCGGCGGTGCGGGCGAATGGGGCCGCGCGGCCACCAATGAGCTGATCCGTAGCCGCATCAAGGTCAAGAGCATGAACTTCATGCGCGGACGCACCTTCCTGAACAAGTACGTGATCATCGACGAGGCGCAGAACCTGACGCCCAAGCAGATGAAGACGCTGATCACCCGGGCCGGCCCGGGCACCAAGATCATCTGCATGGGCAACCTGGCGCAGATCGACACGCCATACCTGACAGAAGGCTCTTCGGGCCTGACTTTTGCGGTCGACAAGTTCAAGGGCTGGCCGCACGGTGGGCACATCACGCTGGCGCGCGGCGAACGCTCGCGCCTGGCCGACTTCGCGAGCGACGTGCTCTAA
- a CDS encoding peroxiredoxin, with translation MAIVVNKPIPEFDANATGGLKVSNTSHLGHVLVMYFYPKDNTPGCTTEAMQFRDRYKDFEKAGATVFGVSRDNMKSHDEFKAKLELPFELIADTEEKMCHMFGVVKNKIMYGKKVKGIERSTFLIGADGILKAEWRGLKVPGHVDDVLKAVKALKKAA, from the coding sequence ATGGCGATCGTTGTCAACAAACCCATTCCTGAATTCGACGCCAACGCCACGGGCGGCCTCAAGGTCTCGAATACCTCGCATCTCGGCCACGTGCTGGTCATGTATTTTTACCCGAAAGATAACACTCCGGGTTGCACCACCGAAGCCATGCAGTTTCGCGACCGCTACAAGGACTTCGAAAAAGCCGGCGCCACCGTTTTCGGCGTGTCCCGCGACAACATGAAGTCGCATGATGAATTCAAGGCCAAGCTCGAGCTGCCCTTCGAACTGATCGCTGACACAGAAGAAAAAATGTGTCACATGTTCGGCGTGGTCAAGAACAAGATCATGTACGGCAAGAAGGTCAAGGGCATCGAGCGCAGCACCTTCCTGATCGGCGCGGACGGCATCCTGAAGGCCGAATGGCGCGGCCTCAAGGTGCCGGGCCACGTCGACGACGTGCTCAAGGCTGTCAAGGCGCTCAAGAAGGCCGCCTGA
- a CDS encoding Mth938-like domain-containing protein — MKLQPDKSDVQSLTAHGPGWVAINNEKVEGSVVVGSRGERFEWNCTRFEELGPEHFAQLASLGAELIIFGSGKRIRFPQPAWLQPLMAKRTGVETMDTPAACRTYNILAGEGRHVIAALLVESPAAD; from the coding sequence ATGAAGCTCCAGCCCGACAAATCCGACGTCCAGTCCCTCACCGCACACGGCCCCGGCTGGGTGGCGATCAACAACGAAAAGGTCGAGGGCAGCGTGGTGGTTGGCTCGCGCGGCGAACGCTTCGAATGGAATTGCACCCGCTTCGAGGAGCTGGGCCCCGAGCATTTCGCCCAGCTTGCGTCGCTGGGCGCGGAATTGATCATTTTCGGCAGCGGAAAGCGCATCCGTTTTCCCCAGCCCGCGTGGCTCCAGCCCCTGATGGCAAAACGCACCGGAGTTGAAACAATGGACACCCCTGCGGCCTGTCGGACCTACAACATCCTGGCCGGCGAAGGCAGGCATGTGATTGCCGCTCTGCTGGTCGAGAGCCCGGCGGCTGACTGA
- a CDS encoding pyridoxal phosphate-dependent aminotransferase gives MKQLKKSAKLANVLYDIRGPIMDAAKQMEEDGQKIIKLNIGNLAVFGFDAPEEIQQDMIRNLPNSAGYSDSKGVFAARKAVMHETQKQGIAGVTLDDIYLGNGASELIAMSTNALLNDGDELLLPAPDYPLWTASTSLSGGTPVHYLCDEANGWMPNLDDIRAKITPRTKGIVVINPNNPTGALYSDDLLKSIVAIAREHGLVIFADEVYDKVLYDGVKHTAIASLSSDVLTLTFNSLSKSYRSCGYRAGWLVVSGDKRSALDYIEGLNMLSNMRLCANVPGQWAIQTALGGYQSINDLVCDGGRLRRQRDLAYELITAIPGVSCVKPSAALYMFPKLDPEVYPIADDRQFFLELLKETRVMLVQGTGFNWATPDHFRIVFLPHEDDLREAINRIAKFLEQYRLRNKTGP, from the coding sequence TTGAAGCAGCTCAAGAAATCGGCCAAGCTGGCCAACGTTCTCTATGACATCCGCGGCCCCATCATGGACGCCGCCAAGCAGATGGAAGAGGACGGCCAGAAGATCATCAAGCTCAACATCGGCAATCTGGCCGTGTTCGGCTTCGATGCACCCGAGGAAATCCAGCAGGACATGATCCGCAACCTGCCGAACTCGGCGGGCTATTCCGATAGCAAGGGTGTCTTTGCCGCGCGCAAGGCCGTCATGCACGAGACGCAAAAGCAGGGCATTGCGGGCGTCACCCTCGACGACATCTACCTGGGCAACGGCGCCAGCGAGCTGATCGCCATGTCCACGAACGCGCTGCTCAACGACGGCGACGAGCTGCTGCTGCCAGCCCCCGACTACCCGCTGTGGACCGCCTCCACGAGCCTGTCTGGCGGCACGCCGGTGCACTACCTGTGCGACGAAGCCAATGGCTGGATGCCCAACCTGGACGACATCCGCGCCAAGATCACGCCGCGCACCAAGGGCATCGTGGTCATCAACCCGAACAACCCCACCGGCGCGCTTTACTCCGATGACCTGCTCAAGAGCATCGTGGCCATTGCGCGCGAGCATGGCCTCGTGATCTTCGCCGACGAGGTCTACGACAAGGTGCTGTACGACGGCGTCAAGCACACGGCCATTGCCAGCTTGTCGAGCGACGTGCTCACGCTGACCTTCAATTCGCTCTCCAAGAGCTACCGTTCGTGTGGCTATCGCGCCGGCTGGCTCGTGGTGTCGGGCGACAAGCGTTCCGCGCTGGACTACATCGAGGGCCTGAACATGCTCTCGAACATGCGCCTGTGCGCCAACGTGCCGGGCCAGTGGGCCATCCAGACGGCGCTGGGTGGCTACCAGAGCATCAACGACCTCGTGTGCGACGGCGGCCGCCTGCGCCGCCAGCGCGACCTGGCCTACGAGTTGATCACTGCCATTCCGGGCGTGAGCTGCGTCAAGCCCAGTGCCGCGCTCTACATGTTCCCCAAGCTCGACCCGGAGGTCTATCCGATTGCGGACGACCGCCAGTTCTTCCTCGAACTGCTGAAGGAAACCCGTGTGATGCTGGTGCAGGGCACCGGCTTCAACTGGGCCACGCCGGACCATTTCCGCATCGTGTTCCTGCCCCACGAAGACGACCTGCGCGAGGCCATCAACCGCATCGCGAAGTTCCTTGAGCAGTACCGCTTGCGCAACAAGACGGGGCCATGA